One Devosia lacusdianchii genomic window carries:
- a CDS encoding 3-deoxy-7-phosphoheptulonate synthase: MLKSTDDLRIRAIKELTTPIEVMRQHPRTDAATRTVISARHAFHNILAGNDDRLAVVVGPCSIHDPAAALDYAKRLVALRASLGDRLEIIMRVYFEKPRTTVGWKGLINDPNLDGSFDIDTGLHTARALLLDVANLGIPAACEFLDMTTPQYIADLVSWAAIGARTTESQIHRELASGLSCPVGFKNGTDGNVKIALDAVSSASQPHHFLAVTKDGHSAIAATTGNEDCHIILRGGKTTNYDAASVDAAAKAAEKSGLPPVIMIDASHANSSKNPENQPIVLADIGAQMASGDRRIIGVMIESNLVAGRQDLVEGRSLVYGQSITDGCIDWDTTVVALEALAEAVTQRRAATNQQVA; encoded by the coding sequence GTGCTGAAATCCACCGACGACCTGCGCATCCGCGCCATCAAGGAGCTGACCACCCCGATCGAGGTCATGCGACAACATCCGCGTACCGACGCCGCCACCCGCACCGTCATCAGCGCCCGCCACGCCTTCCATAATATTCTCGCCGGCAATGACGACCGCCTCGCCGTCGTCGTCGGCCCCTGCTCCATTCACGATCCCGCCGCGGCGCTGGATTACGCCAAGCGCCTCGTCGCGCTGCGCGCCTCCCTGGGCGACCGGCTCGAGATCATCATGCGCGTCTATTTCGAAAAGCCCCGCACCACCGTCGGCTGGAAGGGCCTCATCAACGACCCCAACCTCGATGGCAGCTTCGACATCGACACCGGCCTCCACACCGCCCGCGCCCTGCTGCTCGACGTCGCCAACCTCGGCATCCCGGCCGCATGCGAATTCCTCGACATGACCACGCCGCAATACATTGCCGACCTCGTGAGCTGGGCCGCCATCGGCGCCCGCACCACCGAAAGCCAGATTCACCGCGAACTGGCCTCCGGCCTGTCCTGCCCGGTCGGCTTCAAGAACGGCACCGACGGCAATGTGAAGATCGCCCTTGACGCGGTGAGCTCGGCCAGTCAGCCGCATCACTTCCTGGCGGTGACCAAGGATGGCCACTCCGCCATCGCGGCAACCACAGGCAACGAGGATTGCCACATCATCCTGCGCGGCGGCAAAACCACCAATTACGACGCCGCCAGCGTCGACGCCGCTGCCAAGGCTGCCGAAAAATCCGGGCTGCCGCCAGTGATCATGATCGACGCCAGCCACGCCAACTCCTCCAAGAACCCGGAAAACCAGCCAATCGTCCTGGCCGACATCGGGGCCCAGATGGCATCCGGTGACCGCCGCATCATCGGCGTCATGATCGAATCCAACCTCGTCGCCGGACGGCAGGACCTCGTCGAAGGCCGCAGCCTCGTCTACGGCCAGTCGATCACCGACGGCTGCATCGACTGGGATACCACGGTGGTGGCGCTGGAGGCACTGGCCGAAGCGGTGACGCAACGGCGGGCGGCAACGAACCAGCAGGTGGCGTAA
- a CDS encoding ABC transporter permease, with the protein MKTLAYSAFTANAFQTRLAYRNQVWAGAFGDLVFIFARIAIWISVFGAAATSSVDGVTLPEMITYALLAGPILYWDYSRLLSDVDTVVRTGDIAVYLLKPLHYPGFLLASHFGNFIFEFLAMTVPVALIVGLTFGLVPPAGLFHGLAFLAYWALSFMMLFTLATLLGLAAFWLMTAHSLDWFFGSIMTLLSGGLVPLWFFPGWLAAIAGHLPFAWVSYYPAAVYLGKLAPLQTLIYFGVGLLWLAALMGTLAWLWGRARHRLVVQGG; encoded by the coding sequence ATGAAGACCCTCGCCTATTCCGCCTTCACCGCCAACGCCTTCCAGACCCGGCTGGCCTACCGCAATCAGGTCTGGGCCGGTGCCTTTGGCGATCTCGTCTTCATCTTTGCCCGCATCGCCATCTGGATTTCCGTCTTCGGCGCCGCTGCCACCTCCAGCGTTGACGGCGTCACCCTGCCCGAAATGATCACCTATGCCCTCTTGGCCGGACCCATTCTCTACTGGGACTACTCGCGTCTGCTCAGCGATGTCGATACCGTCGTGCGCACGGGCGATATCGCAGTCTACCTGCTCAAGCCCCTGCACTATCCCGGCTTCCTGCTCGCCAGTCATTTCGGCAATTTCATCTTCGAATTCCTGGCAATGACCGTGCCGGTCGCGCTGATCGTGGGCCTCACCTTCGGCCTTGTCCCACCTGCCGGCCTGTTCCACGGCCTTGCCTTCCTCGCCTATTGGGCGCTGTCCTTCATGATGCTCTTCACCCTGGCGACGCTACTGGGCCTGGCGGCATTCTGGTTGATGACCGCACATTCGCTGGACTGGTTCTTCGGCAGCATCATGACCCTGCTGTCGGGCGGCCTCGTCCCGCTCTGGTTCTTTCCCGGCTGGCTCGCCGCCATTGCCGGCCACCTGCCCTTCGCCTGGGTTTCCTACTATCCGGCCGCAGTCTATCTGGGCAAACTCGCGCCCCTCCAAACACTGATCTATTTCGGCGTTGGCCTGCTCTGGCTCGCCGCCTTGATGGGCACTCTGGCCTGGCTCTGGGGCCGCGCCCGGCACCGCCTCGTCGTGCAGGGAGGCTGA
- a CDS encoding molybdenum cofactor biosynthesis protein MoaE translates to MTVRVSPAPFDPGAETNAFLKAGNGAGAAVTFTGVVRSKSDDPITALTLECYPELAINQLNDIVARATTRFDLLAATIIHRYGTLGPGEPIVQVMTLSPHRDPAFKAAEFLMDYLKTDAPFWKQETGPRGTHWVEAKAEDDAAKARWE, encoded by the coding sequence ATGACCGTCCGCGTCTCCCCCGCCCCCTTCGATCCCGGCGCCGAAACCAACGCCTTCCTCAAGGCCGGCAATGGCGCCGGCGCCGCCGTCACCTTCACCGGCGTCGTCCGCAGCAAGTCCGACGACCCGATCACCGCCCTGACGCTCGAATGCTATCCAGAACTGGCCATCAACCAGCTCAACGACATAGTCGCCAGGGCAACGACCCGCTTCGACCTGTTGGCGGCCACCATCATCCACCGCTACGGCACCCTCGGCCCCGGCGAACCCATCGTCCAGGTGATGACCCTATCCCCCCACCGCGACCCCGCCTTCAAGGCCGCCGAATTCCTGATGGACTACCTCAAGACCGACGCCCCGTTCTGGAAACAGGAAACAGGTCCGAGGGGCACGCACTGGGTCGAGGCCAAAGCCGAAGACGACGCCGCCAAGGCGCGGTGGGAATAG
- a CDS encoding magnesium and cobalt transport protein CorA, giving the protein MLHAVPVEEKPALETGVVAASVYADGHRLTDIAVDEAGAWAKRPAHVVWIGLLEPSPELLARVQVQFGLHDLAIEDAGQPHQRPKLEQYGDCVFIVARTAHMLEGRISFGETHIFVGRGYIVSVRHGASTSYAPVRQRAESCPKVLSHGEDYILYALLDFIVDNYMPVLETMNTEVEAIEDQVFAGELTQIQVQRLYMLRRDLLRLRNAASALVDVCRRVQHVEVRPIEASMQPLFRDVTDHIRRVQDEIDALREVLAFAFEASMMAGQVQQTHISRRLAAWAAILAVPTAVAGIYGMNFEFMPELKWQYGYLVVLTAVATICITLYVRLRRSGWL; this is encoded by the coding sequence ATGCTGCATGCAGTTCCGGTCGAGGAAAAACCCGCGCTTGAAACCGGCGTTGTCGCCGCCAGCGTCTATGCCGATGGCCATCGCCTGACCGATATCGCCGTCGACGAGGCCGGCGCCTGGGCCAAGCGCCCCGCCCACGTCGTCTGGATCGGCCTGCTCGAACCCAGCCCCGAACTCCTCGCCCGCGTGCAGGTCCAGTTCGGCCTCCACGATCTCGCCATCGAGGATGCCGGCCAGCCCCATCAGCGGCCCAAGCTCGAACAATATGGCGACTGCGTTTTCATCGTCGCCCGCACCGCCCATATGCTCGAGGGCCGCATAAGCTTCGGGGAAACCCACATCTTCGTCGGCCGCGGCTACATCGTCTCCGTCCGCCACGGCGCCTCGACGTCCTACGCCCCGGTCCGCCAGCGCGCCGAATCCTGCCCCAAAGTGCTGTCCCATGGCGAGGATTACATCCTCTACGCCCTGCTCGATTTCATCGTCGACAATTACATGCCGGTCCTCGAAACCATGAATACCGAGGTCGAGGCCATCGAGGATCAGGTGTTTGCAGGCGAGCTGACCCAGATCCAGGTGCAGCGCCTCTACATGCTGCGCCGCGACCTGCTCCGCCTGCGTAACGCCGCTTCCGCCCTGGTCGACGTCTGCCGCCGCGTGCAGCATGTCGAGGTCCGCCCGATCGAGGCCTCGATGCAGCCGCTGTTCCGCGACGTCACCGACCACATCCGCCGCGTACAGGACGAAATCGACGCCCTGCGCGAAGTCCTGGCCTTCGCCTTCGAGGCCTCCATGATGGCCGGCCAGGTGCAGCAGACCCATATCTCCCGCCGCCTCGCCGCCTGGGCCGCCATCCTCGCCGTCCCCACCGCCGTCGCCGGCATTTACGGCATGAACTTCGAATTCATGCCCGAGCTCAAATGGCAATACGGCTACCTGGTCGTCCTCACCGCCGTTGCCACGATCTGCATCACTCTCTATGTCAGGTTGCGCCGCAGCGGCTGGCTGTAA
- the ald gene encoding alanine dehydrogenase: MLIGVPREIKNHEYRVGLTPESVAELTHLGHRVLVETQAGSGIGDSDNDYRDAGAEIANDARVVFDAADMIVKVKEPQPAERAMLRKDQILFTYLHLAPDPEQTRDLVASGATCIAYETVTDPTGALPLLKPMSQVAGRMAIQAGATALEKAHGGRGVLLGGVPGVQPGKVVILGGGVVGFHAAENAVGLQADVTILDKSPLALERLASHFGAKARVLYSNKASIAEHVANADLVIGAVLVPGAAAPKLVTRAMLSTMKAGAVLVDVAIDQGGCFETSHATTHAEPTYVVDGIVHYCVANMPGGVARTSTYALNNATLPHVARLANLGWKDALRADPHLRAGLNIWHGKVTCAPVAQVLGYEFVSPETALAI; this comes from the coding sequence ATGCTGATCGGCGTACCAAGAGAAATCAAAAACCATGAGTACCGGGTTGGCCTCACGCCCGAAAGCGTGGCGGAGCTGACCCATCTCGGACACCGGGTCCTGGTCGAAACCCAGGCTGGATCAGGCATCGGCGATAGCGACAATGACTACCGCGACGCCGGCGCCGAAATCGCCAACGACGCCCGCGTCGTGTTCGACGCCGCCGACATGATCGTCAAGGTCAAGGAGCCCCAGCCCGCCGAGCGGGCCATGCTCCGCAAGGACCAGATCCTCTTCACCTACCTCCACCTCGCGCCCGACCCGGAACAGACCCGCGATCTCGTCGCGTCGGGCGCAACCTGCATCGCCTATGAAACCGTGACCGACCCGACGGGCGCCCTGCCCTTGCTGAAGCCGATGAGCCAGGTCGCCGGCCGCATGGCGATCCAGGCAGGCGCTACGGCACTGGAAAAAGCTCATGGCGGTCGCGGCGTGTTGCTGGGCGGCGTGCCCGGGGTACAACCAGGCAAGGTCGTCATTCTCGGCGGTGGCGTCGTCGGCTTCCACGCGGCCGAAAACGCCGTCGGGCTACAGGCCGACGTGACCATTCTCGACAAGAGCCCCCTCGCCCTCGAACGGCTCGCCAGCCACTTCGGCGCCAAAGCTCGCGTGCTCTATTCCAACAAGGCGTCCATCGCCGAGCATGTCGCCAATGCCGATCTGGTCATCGGCGCCGTACTGGTGCCCGGCGCCGCCGCACCCAAGCTGGTCACCCGAGCCATGCTCTCCACCATGAAAGCGGGTGCCGTGCTGGTCGACGTCGCCATCGATCAGGGGGGCTGCTTTGAAACCTCGCACGCCACCACCCACGCCGAACCCACCTACGTTGTCGACGGCATCGTCCACTATTGCGTGGCCAACATGCCCGGCGGTGTGGCGCGCACCTCCACTTACGCGCTCAACAACGCCACTCTGCCGCATGTGGCACGACTGGCAAATTTGGGTTGGAAGGACGCACTACGCGCCGATCCACACCTGCGCGCCGGCCTCAACATCTGGCATGGCAAAGTAACCTGCGCCCCGGTGGCGCAGGTTCTGGGCTACGAATTCGTTTCACCAGAAACGGCTCTGGCTATCTAA
- a CDS encoding ABC transporter ATP-binding protein: MTGIITASGVVKTFRQPKRFPGLGGAVKSLFSREFTEVRAVVDISFNIDAGEAVGYLGPNGAGKSTMIKMMTGILVPSAGTLSVLGRTPHEQRMVNASEIGVVFGQRSQLWWDLPVRDSFELNRRIYDISEVRYTDNLAYLSQMLAMDAYLDRPVRQLSLGQRMRAEIAMALLHDPKILFLDEPTIGLDVVAKDAVRKFLSEVNRQRGTTIILTTHDLQDIEEICPRLIMVDDGKLLFDGELGRLRASLGTRRRLTLEFGTDPGPIALTTASLATDQGAIKHFLLDSEETSILDVLTELGSGYDLKDVALHEPAIEEVIRTFYQQKPNLVAAG, encoded by the coding sequence ATGACCGGCATCATCACTGCCAGCGGGGTCGTCAAGACCTTCCGCCAGCCGAAGCGTTTTCCTGGGCTTGGCGGGGCGGTCAAGAGCCTATTCAGCCGCGAATTCACCGAAGTGCGGGCCGTCGTCGATATCAGCTTCAACATCGATGCCGGCGAAGCCGTCGGCTATCTCGGCCCCAATGGGGCCGGCAAATCCACCATGATCAAGATGATGACCGGCATCCTGGTCCCCTCGGCGGGCACCCTCTCCGTGCTCGGCCGCACACCGCACGAGCAGCGCATGGTCAACGCCTCCGAGATCGGCGTCGTCTTCGGCCAACGCAGCCAGCTCTGGTGGGACCTGCCGGTGCGCGACAGCTTCGAGCTCAATCGCCGTATCTACGACATTAGTGAGGTCCGCTACACCGACAACCTGGCCTATCTCTCCCAGATGCTGGCCATGGATGCCTACCTCGATCGCCCGGTGCGTCAGCTCAGTCTCGGCCAGCGCATGCGCGCCGAGATCGCCATGGCGCTGCTGCACGATCCAAAAATCCTGTTCCTCGACGAACCCACAATCGGCCTCGACGTGGTCGCCAAGGATGCGGTGCGCAAATTCCTCTCCGAGGTGAACCGCCAGCGCGGCACCACCATTATCCTCACCACCCACGATCTGCAGGACATCGAGGAAATCTGCCCGCGCCTGATCATGGTCGATGACGGCAAGCTGTTATTCGACGGAGAACTCGGCCGGCTCCGCGCCAGCCTCGGCACGCGGCGCCGCCTCACGCTCGAATTCGGCACCGATCCCGGCCCGATCGCCCTCACCACCGCCAGCCTCGCCACCGATCAAGGTGCCATCAAGCACTTCCTGCTCGACAGCGAAGAGACCTCAATTCTCGACGTGCTGACCGAACTCGGCTCCGGCTACGATCTCAAGGACGTCGCCCTGCACGAACCGGCCATCGAGGAGGTTATCCGCACCTTCTACCAGCAGAAGCCAAATCTGGTGGCAGCGGGATGA
- a CDS encoding META domain-containing protein, translating to MTSKSYLTPIALLGTLALFATPAIADGAVANDLVGTSWRLVELNGSPTDDAISSTLVISADNVGGNGGCNSFGGDLKLTPTSIDIHQIVSTMMACDGLSQEQAYFAALEAADGYSIVDGDLVLSGPGASSLARLSPAE from the coding sequence ATGACCTCAAAGAGTTACCTGACTCCAATCGCCCTGCTGGGCACCCTCGCCCTCTTCGCCACACCAGCCATTGCCGATGGCGCCGTAGCCAATGACCTCGTGGGTACCAGTTGGCGACTAGTGGAGCTGAACGGGTCGCCAACCGATGACGCGATCAGTTCGACCCTTGTCATCTCGGCCGATAATGTGGGCGGCAATGGCGGATGCAATAGCTTTGGCGGCGACCTCAAGCTCACCCCCACAAGCATCGATATCCATCAAATCGTGTCCACCATGATGGCTTGCGATGGCCTGTCCCAGGAACAGGCCTACTTTGCCGCACTGGAAGCGGCCGACGGCTACAGCATCGTCGATGGCGATTTGGTCTTGAGCGGCCCCGGAGCATCCAGCCTCGCGCGCTTGTCGCCCGCCGAGTAA
- a CDS encoding Lrp/AsnC family transcriptional regulator: MILQIDAVDRKLLRALQSDSRKSVQVLGDAVGLSASACHRRLKALEEQGLIEGYRAVLSAGRLGYSMQFFIEVGLISQSEAALEAFETAVQDIPEVLECHLMAGQSDYILRVVCRDHEDFERLHRRLSARLPGVARIHSNMSIRTVKARTGLPI, translated from the coding sequence ATGATATTGCAAATCGATGCCGTGGACCGGAAACTGCTGCGCGCCTTGCAGAGCGATAGCCGAAAGAGCGTGCAGGTCCTTGGCGATGCGGTGGGCTTGTCAGCCTCGGCCTGCCACCGGCGTCTCAAGGCACTGGAGGAACAGGGACTGATCGAGGGCTACCGGGCCGTGTTGAGCGCAGGCCGGCTGGGCTACTCGATGCAGTTCTTCATCGAGGTCGGGCTGATCAGCCAAAGCGAGGCGGCGCTGGAGGCGTTCGAGACCGCTGTGCAGGATATTCCGGAGGTGCTGGAGTGCCACCTGATGGCCGGGCAGTCAGACTATATCCTGCGGGTGGTTTGTCGCGATCACGAGGACTTCGAGCGGCTGCACCGGCGACTCAGCGCGCGGTTGCCGGGGGTGGCGCGTATTCACTCGAATATGAGTATTCGCACGGTGAAGGCGCGGACGGGGCTACCGATCTAG
- a CDS encoding branched-chain amino acid aminotransferase, producing MAGVPMDQREGWIWFDGEFKPWKDAKIHVLTHGLHYASSVFEGERAYGGEIFKSREHTERLIRSAKTLDMPMPWSVDQIEEAKRAVLEKNGLVDAYIRPVAWRGSEELSVPARNNTVHLAIAAWVWPSYFSVEEKLKGIRLEWSKWKRPSPETIPSSAKAAGLYMICTLSKDAAMANGYADALMLDYRGYVAEATGANVFFIKGKDITTPTPDCFLNGITRQTLIELAKRNGYTVTERHIMPEELGDFDECFLTGTAAEVTPVSEIGQYKFKPAEGCRTLIDAYSAEVQPKRVAAE from the coding sequence ATGGCCGGCGTGCCCATGGACCAGCGTGAAGGCTGGATCTGGTTTGATGGCGAATTCAAACCTTGGAAAGACGCGAAGATTCACGTGCTGACGCACGGGCTGCATTACGCCAGCTCAGTGTTCGAAGGCGAGCGTGCGTATGGCGGCGAGATTTTCAAGTCGCGCGAACACACCGAACGGCTGATCCGTTCGGCCAAGACGCTCGACATGCCAATGCCGTGGTCGGTCGACCAGATCGAGGAGGCCAAGCGCGCCGTTCTCGAAAAGAACGGCCTGGTTGACGCCTATATCCGCCCCGTCGCATGGCGTGGTTCGGAAGAGCTCAGCGTTCCGGCGCGCAACAATACGGTGCATCTGGCGATCGCCGCATGGGTGTGGCCGAGCTATTTCTCGGTTGAAGAGAAACTAAAGGGCATCCGCCTCGAATGGAGCAAGTGGAAGCGCCCGTCGCCGGAGACGATCCCGTCGTCTGCCAAGGCGGCCGGTCTCTACATGATCTGCACGCTGTCCAAGGACGCGGCCATGGCCAATGGCTATGCCGATGCGCTGATGCTGGACTATCGGGGCTATGTGGCGGAAGCCACGGGCGCCAACGTGTTCTTTATCAAGGGCAAGGACATCACCACGCCGACGCCGGATTGCTTCCTCAATGGTATCACCCGGCAGACGCTGATCGAGCTGGCCAAGCGCAACGGCTATACGGTCACCGAGCGCCACATCATGCCGGAAGAGCTTGGCGATTTCGACGAGTGCTTCCTGACGGGCACCGCCGCGGAAGTGACGCCGGTGAGCGAGATCGGGCAGTACAAGTTCAAGCCGGCAGAGGGTTGCCGCACGCTGATCGATGCGTATAGCGCCGAGGTCCAGCCCAAGCGGGTTGCGGCGGAATAA
- a CDS encoding putative immunity protein: MAKSSQSLSDSDRRLVAAWGADCAERVLWIFEAERPADDRPRAAIARTRAYARGELDTAEEIRQRFAGGSAASEAKSLAAAAAARAAGQAAAICHMGAHALGAAAYAAKAIGLSAPDDPEAIPNEIRWQLKQLTAGMRTALLTLPPIGQDRSGPLGPGLLASGQLGVIIRDLQHGLDTELD, encoded by the coding sequence ATGGCAAAATCCTCGCAGTCACTCAGCGATTCCGACCGACGCCTTGTCGCCGCGTGGGGAGCGGACTGTGCCGAACGCGTCCTGTGGATTTTTGAGGCCGAAAGACCGGCCGACGACCGCCCCCGCGCCGCCATCGCCCGGACCCGTGCCTATGCGCGCGGCGAGCTGGATACGGCCGAGGAAATCCGCCAGCGCTTTGCCGGCGGCAGCGCTGCCAGCGAGGCGAAATCTCTCGCCGCTGCCGCAGCCGCGCGAGCCGCCGGTCAAGCGGCAGCCATTTGCCATATGGGAGCCCATGCCCTGGGCGCCGCGGCCTATGCGGCCAAGGCCATCGGCCTGAGCGCCCCGGACGACCCCGAGGCCATCCCCAACGAGATCCGCTGGCAGCTCAAGCAGCTGACGGCCGGGATGCGCACCGCCCTGCTTACCCTCCCGCCCATTGGCCAGGACCGCTCGGGCCCTCTGGGCCCGGGCCTGCTCGCCTCCGGCCAACTCGGCGTCATTATCCGCGACTTGCAGCATGGCCTTGACACCGAACTGGACTAG
- a CDS encoding MoaD/ThiS family protein has protein sequence MKILYFAWLRERLNRGEEEVSPPATVATIADLIDWLAARDEAFALAVEKRALIKAAVDAKLVPHTASITGAKVVALFPPMTGG, from the coding sequence ATGAAGATTCTCTACTTCGCCTGGCTGCGCGAACGCCTCAATCGCGGCGAGGAAGAGGTTTCGCCGCCAGCAACGGTCGCCACCATCGCCGACCTGATCGACTGGCTCGCCGCCCGCGACGAAGCCTTCGCCCTTGCCGTCGAAAAGCGCGCCCTGATCAAAGCCGCCGTTGACGCCAAGCTGGTCCCACACACCGCGTCGATAACGGGCGCAAAGGTCGTGGCGCTGTTCCCGCCGATGACGGGCGGCTGA
- a CDS encoding ABC transporter permease encodes MARSLAVIPHLVGTYIRTRTEYPTAMILGWVSQFVSYAAMYTAIALILARFGVLGGWLWPEIALLLSFHLLGYSLGAAFSFTQFREMEELVRKGTMDAILVKPISPWTYLVFSGLNIGYAGHVVLAIGLMAWALTQVQIGWSVPIALYLLATLAGACMIVCAVMTMIGATALVWVRSRHLYSIFFGFWELARYPLNIFPLPLQVLMLTIAPLGFMAYVPVAVALGKPVPLLGDWAGPASLLAGPIAVLIAMAHWRYCLRNYQGAGG; translated from the coding sequence ATGGCCCGCTCCCTTGCCGTCATCCCACACCTGGTCGGCACCTACATCCGCACGAGGACCGAATATCCCACCGCCATGATCCTCGGCTGGGTGTCGCAATTCGTCTCCTACGCCGCCATGTACACCGCCATAGCCCTGATCCTCGCCCGCTTCGGCGTCCTCGGCGGCTGGCTCTGGCCCGAAATCGCGCTGCTGCTCAGCTTCCACCTGCTCGGCTATTCCCTTGGCGCCGCTTTCAGCTTCACCCAGTTCCGCGAAATGGAAGAACTGGTGCGCAAGGGCACCATGGACGCCATTCTGGTCAAGCCGATCAGTCCGTGGACCTATCTGGTCTTTTCCGGCCTCAATATCGGCTATGCCGGCCACGTCGTGCTGGCTATCGGCCTCATGGCCTGGGCGCTGACCCAGGTGCAGATCGGGTGGTCGGTTCCGATAGCGCTCTATCTGCTGGCGACCCTGGCCGGGGCCTGCATGATCGTCTGCGCCGTCATGACCATGATCGGCGCTACCGCGCTCGTCTGGGTGCGCTCACGCCACCTCTATTCGATCTTCTTTGGCTTTTGGGAACTGGCGCGCTACCCGCTCAACATCTTCCCGCTTCCCCTGCAGGTACTGATGCTCACCATCGCGCCGCTCGGCTTCATGGCCTATGTCCCGGTCGCAGTGGCCCTCGGCAAACCGGTGCCGCTGCTCGGCGACTGGGCCGGCCCCGCCTCGCTGCTCGCTGGCCCGATCGCCGTGCTCATCGCCATGGCCCACTGGCGCTACTGCCTGCGCAACTACCAGGGCGCCGGCGGCTAA
- the pgsA gene encoding CDP-diacylglycerol--glycerol-3-phosphate 3-phosphatidyltransferase: MARNPLFLVPNIITIARILAIIPIVALVMNGDVILRLIALVIYVIAAASDWLDGYLARAWNQYSPLGRMLDPIADKLLVGILIAALAWDGSFSGWDMIPACAILFREFFVSGLREFLGNVKVVLPVSWLAKWKTTIQLVALAIVLLERIVPGLRLTSDIALWAAGALTLWTGFQYLRASWPHLVEDQK, encoded by the coding sequence ATGGCCAGAAACCCGCTCTTCCTCGTCCCGAACATTATCACCATCGCCCGCATCCTGGCGATCATCCCGATCGTTGCGCTGGTGATGAACGGCGACGTCATCCTGCGCCTGATTGCTCTGGTCATCTACGTCATCGCCGCCGCCAGCGACTGGCTCGACGGTTACCTGGCGCGCGCCTGGAACCAGTATTCCCCTCTCGGCCGCATGCTCGACCCCATAGCCGACAAGCTGCTGGTCGGCATCCTCATCGCCGCCCTCGCATGGGATGGCAGCTTTTCGGGCTGGGACATGATCCCGGCCTGCGCCATCCTCTTCCGCGAGTTCTTCGTCTCCGGCCTGCGCGAATTCCTCGGCAACGTGAAAGTGGTCCTGCCAGTGAGCTGGCTCGCCAAATGGAAGACCACCATCCAGCTCGTCGCCCTCGCCATCGTGCTGCTGGAACGCATCGTGCCCGGCCTGCGCCTGACCAGCGACATCGCTTTGTGGGCCGCGGGTGCGCTAACCCTGTGGACCGGTTTCCAGTATCTACGCGCCAGCTGGCCGCATCTGGTCGAAGACCAGAAATGA
- a CDS encoding MarR family winged helix-turn-helix transcriptional regulator, whose translation MAAHDKNVNIADINSALPSGGETLPLDIMGLFFFAYRDFTGDADALLGRQDFGRAHHRVLYFVNLRPGMPVADLLDILKITKQSLARVLRQLIDNGYVEQKTGHSDRRQRLLFATEKGRQFFRTLSATQASRIDAAISSLPPDSRRIVTRFLVGMVDPDDRNVLDRLNLTTGL comes from the coding sequence ATGGCAGCGCACGATAAAAATGTCAACATAGCTGACATAAATTCCGCCCTGCCAAGCGGGGGTGAAACCCTGCCCCTCGACATCATGGGCCTGTTCTTTTTCGCCTATCGCGATTTCACTGGCGATGCCGACGCCCTGCTGGGCCGGCAGGACTTCGGCCGCGCCCATCACCGGGTGCTGTACTTCGTCAATCTGCGCCCCGGCATGCCCGTCGCCGACCTGCTCGACATCCTCAAGATCACCAAGCAGAGCCTGGCACGCGTTCTCCGCCAGTTGATCGACAACGGCTATGTCGAACAGAAAACCGGCCATTCCGACCGCCGCCAGCGCCTGCTCTTCGCCACCGAAAAGGGCCGCCAGTTCTTCCGGACCCTCTCGGCCACCCAGGCCAGCCGTATCGACGCCGCCATATCAAGCCTGCCCCCCGATTCGCGCCGCATCGTCACCCGCTTCCTGGTTGGCATGGTCGACCCCGACGACCGCAATGTGCTGGATCGGTTGAACCTGACGACCGGTCTCTAG